The Chromatiales bacterium DNA segment AGAGCGCCTCGCCGCGCCGCGGCAGTCCGCCCGCGGCGACGCCCGCATTCGTGCGCTGGGCGAGTACGCGCTGCCCGCCGGCGAGGTCCAGGTGCAGGATCGAGACATCGCCGAGATACTGGACCTCCGCGAGCTCGCCGTGCGCGCGGTTCGCGAGGTCCACCGGCTCCGCCTCGCTGACCAGCATGCGTTCCGGGCGCACGACCACGCTGACGGCGCTGCCGGCGGCAACGCTGTCGTCGACCGGCGCCCGCACGGAACGCGCGAAGCCGTCGCACTGGATCTCGGCGACCCCCTTCGACTGCGCCAGCACGCGGCCATCGAAACGATTGCTGCTGCCGACAAAGCCCGCGACCAACCGGTTCGCGGGCCGTTCATAGACTTCCTCGGGCGGGGCGACCTGCCACAGCTGACCTTCCGCCATCACGCCGACCCGGCCGGCGAGCGTGAGCGCCTCGTCCTGATCGTGGGTGACCATGATGAAGGTCATGTCCAGCCGGCGCTGGATCGCGGCAAGCTCGAAGCGCGTGTGCTCGCGCAGCCGGCGGTCGAGCGCGGCCAACGGTTCGTCGAGCAGCAGCAGTTTCGGTCGCGGCGCCAGCGCGCGCGCCAGTGCCACACGCTGGCGCTGACCACCGGAGAGCTGATCGGGACGGCGCCGGCCGAATTCCGCCATGTGCACGAGTTCGAGCATCTCGTCGACGCGTGTGCGGATCTGCGCGCGCTCCATGCCGCGCTGGCGCAGGCCGAACGCGATGTTGTCCGCCACACTCAGATGCGGAAACAGCGCATAGGACTGGAACATCGTATGCACCGGCCGGCGGTGGGCCGGCAGGTCCGTGACATCCTGCCCGCCGATGCGGATGCGGCCGGATTCCGGCCGCTCCAGCCCCGCGAGCAGACGCAGCAGTGTGGTCTTGCCGCTGCCGGAGGCGCCGAGCAGGGCGAAGAACTCGCCCTGCCCGATGTTCAGGGATACCGAATCGAGCGCCAGCGTCGATCCATAACGCTTGGTGACCGACTCGATTTCGACCAGCGGCGCGGATACGCCGCCGCCATCGCTCAACGTCCGGCCTTGATGCGGGTCCACACCCGCGAGCGCGTGCGTTGCTGGGCGCCGCTCTGTTCGGCCGGCGAATGCAGCTTCGCGCGCACCTCCGCGGGCGGATAGACGCTGGGATCGTCACGCACCTCGGCCGAAACGAATTCCAGTGCCGCGGCATTCGCGCTCGGGTAGACCACCTCGTCGGTGATCCGCGCAATGACCTTCG contains these protein-coding regions:
- a CDS encoding ABC transporter ATP-binding protein, whose translation is MSDGGGVSAPLVEIESVTKRYGSTLALDSVSLNIGQGEFFALLGASGSGKTTLLRLLAGLERPESGRIRIGGQDVTDLPAHRRPVHTMFQSYALFPHLSVADNIAFGLRQRGMERAQIRTRVDEMLELVHMAEFGRRRPDQLSGGQRQRVALARALAPRPKLLLLDEPLAALDRRLREHTRFELAAIQRRLDMTFIMVTHDQDEALTLAGRVGVMAEGQLWQVAPPEEVYERPANRLVAGFVGSSNRFDGRVLAQSKGVAEIQCDGFARSVRAPVDDSVAAGSAVSVVVRPERMLVSEAEPVDLANRAHGELAEVQYLGDVSILHLDLAGGQRVLAQRTNAGVAAGGLPRRGEALWIGWHIHDGRVLTR